The genomic interval TTTATTCactggtttttttgttttaaatttctctctttaGGTTTGGGAACTTTCCCTGTCAGTTACGCACTCGTGGCAATGTGGTGGTTAACAAGGATTTGACGTAATCTCGTGTCCTTTTTCTTCAGATGGTCAAAATGCTGGGACTGGATATTAAATTCGGAGCGTACTCCTTCACACCCTTGTTCATCTTAGAATCCAAGGCTCATGTGCCATTGTCGAAGAAAAGGGCATATGGAGTTTTGGTGTGATCGTCATGTCTGGGAATTTTTCCCtaatgaactgaagaaaatttgtgaTGTCTTCCGctgcaacaagaaaacaagaaaaggcGGAACTGACTTAAGACATGATCTTATTATTGTATTCACGTTTTCCATAAAAGtcaggttttttctttcacgtACCTAGCTTATCAATCTTGCCATCATTGAGATAGTCTGCACTGTCATAGAAAAAGTGGCAAGCAGCACATAACCtgaaaatttattcaaatttaacACTTCTTTCTCTAGCttgagaaaggaaggaaggacaCAGCTCCTCTGTTTTTGTCACCACAGCACTGCAAAGTTCAATGATATTGTCTTCCTACGGAAAAAAACACCGCaacaatttaataaaattttgtgaCTCAACAAATTCCTTCTCTAAGGGTAGAATTTGTGTTACTTTGCAGCAAGTGTGTATATGGTTACCAATGAATGATTTTCCTTGGTAAGCTTGTCTCTCGACATTCGTTTTCTTGAGAACCTCATCCAAATGAACTGATGGTGGTCCATTGGCTTTCTCAAAGGCAGCCAATTCCATTTGTCCATCCGCGAGCTTTTCCTATAATGTTGAGATAATACTATTAAAATGTGGGTTATCTGACTACTATAATTTGATGGGTTGTTAAATTCATTTGAGCTAGAGtaatattacaaataaatgATCTATGAAACAAAATCACAACTTCTTTAACTAAAAATTAAGATGGGTTGGAAACTTGTGCGATGGAATTGGAGGAATGTACAGTTGTGATACTGGAAAACACAAATATATTGCTGTTACCTCCTCCTTTGCATTTCCAAGGAGTTGTCTATCTCTTGTAGAAGTGTAAGGTAGGCAGGTATGGTATTAACATTAGCATGTAGACTTTGTAAATTCAGTTAGGTTAACTTAGTAAGTTAACTTACGGTTTTTTTCCGCGTTCCAAAAGTAGTGtttgcaaaagaaataatttttccgaGTTGGTTCAGCGCGGATACATACCGGTACACCAATTAAAGCGTTCTGATActactttgattgaaaaatgtcaaaacagatcaaggatatcATGCCCCCCAGAAAATCGCTGTTCCATTtacggtttgtatttttggtggtttccGCGAGATAGCCTTCGCGTCACGCCACAAGCAAGCTtgacgattcgccacaacatcgaaatatttcacgTAATCCTAAGCAATTTAATATTCAGCTAGAGCGTCTGATGATGGCAAGCTATTCAACGaaacgctacaccatttgtaTGGATTCTCCTGAGGTTCATAGTGTGGAAGTCTGACAGCTTGGTGATGTTGCACTCTGTCATCCTCCAGCATTCAGAGCCGTATAGTAGGGTGGATATCACACAGCTTTGGTAGATCTTCAGCCTGGTCTTGGTGCTGTACAGAGAGGACCTCCACACGTTGTTGAGCTTCTGAAGGCGTTTCTGGCCTTGTTGAGACGGTTCTTGATGTCACTCCCAGCTCCTTCATCATGCCTTATTGTGCTGCCCAGGTAAGTGAGCTCTTCAGTCGTTGGCAGGTCTTCTCCGTTCACTTAAACTGGTCTAGGTTTGGACACGCTCAGCAGTATCACTTCTGTCTTCTTTTGGCTGATCGTCAGGCCAACTTGCTGTGCGCAAGTGCTGAGTCGGGTCGTCTTTTCCTGCATGTGTTGTTGAGTATGGGAGACCAAGGCAAGATCATCTGCAAAATCTAGGTCCCCTAGCATTAAGGAGAGGATCCAACTTATGCCCCGTGACTGATCTTCTGTTGTGCGCCTCATTATCCAGTCAATACTCATGTTGAAGAGCATCGCCGACATTGTATAGCCTTGTCTGACGCCAGTCTTCACTTCAAAGTTGGTTTCGCTGTTGCCTACTCTGCATGTGAAGTTGTTGTAGAAGCTTTTGATGATGTCGATAATCTGCTGTGATATCCCATAGGCCCGATGGATGCGCCACAGACTTCCCGGTGCACGCTATCAAAAGCCTTCTTAAAGTCTTCAAAGTTAATGTAGAGTTGTCTCTGCCACTCTGTGCACTACTCTATGATGTTACGCAGGATTAAGATCTGATCTGTGCATCCCTTTCCTTTCCAAAACCCTACCTGCTCTCTTCTCAGTTGTTGGTCCACTGTGTCGGCTATTTGCTGGATGATGATCTTGGCCAGGATCTTGCTGGGTACAGATAGTAAGGCGATTCCTCGCCAGTTATTGCAGTTGTTGCGGGCACGTTTTTTCGGAATCTTCACAATGACTCCCTCTGTCCAATCTTCAGGTGATTCTTCCCCTCCCAGATACCTGTAAAGAGCAGGTATACTGCTAGCTGTGGATCTGCTTTAAATACTTCTGCACTGAGATTATTTTGTCTAGGGGATTTTTCGTTCTTGAGGGATTGATAGCTGCTATGATCTCTTCTTTTCCTGAGGGATCGGGTTCACATCCAGGTCTGTCTCTGCCTCTTGTATATCTGCCTCTGTTGGTGGTGGTGTTCTGTTCAGAACTTTATTGAAGTGTTCCGTCCATTGTGCGTCTTGCTCGGCTTCTGTCATGAGAAGTCGTCCCTGCTTGTCCATGATCGGAGCGTCAGTGCCTTCACTGTAACTACCACACACCAGCTTGGCGATCTTATAGACTCTACCTTTCTCCCTTGCTTGCTGCATCTTCTGCCTGGCTTGCAAGGTCGTTTATGTGGCTccgcttgtttgttttgtcatcCTCTTCACTGTTCGGTTCGCTTCCTTACATTGTTGCTTGTATCTCTCTCTCAGTTGCTCTTATTCGGCCCCTAAGACTTTCTTCTTGAGAGTTCTTCTGTTCTCAATGACTTGTCAGGCATCCTCTGTGACCTACTTCTTCCTTTTCCTCTGCTTTGTTCCAAGGCAGGCTTTGCAGGTCTGCTCGTAGGGTATCTTAAGCTGTTGCCACTTTGCATTGATATCTCCAGAGCCTTCTTGCGTCTGGTTTTCAGCATCTGCCAGTACCTGGAACTTATTCTTCAGCTGTAGTGTGAAGGCAGTCTTTAGTTTAAGGTCTCGCAGCTTCTCCACGCCGAAGTGTTGTCGCTCTCTCGGACTGGATCCGGTCTTCCTTAGCTTCAGCTTCAGTGAAGCAGTCACAAGGTGGTGGTCACTTCCCACATCAGCTCCCCTTCTCAATCGGACGTCTAGCAGTGATAGCCTCCACATCCCGTTGATCATCAGGTGGTCGATCTGGTTCTCGTCTCTTCCATTGGGGGAGTATCAGGTCAGCTTGTGGACGTCCCGGTGTGTAAAGAACGTTCCAATGACAAAATCATGGATGGTGTAGATGTCCAGTAGCCTCTCTCCATTGTCATTCATGGTGCCACATCCTTCTTTCCCCATGGCCCTTTCGTAGTTCCTATTGTCATTTCCAACCTTTGCATTGAGATCTCCCATCATAATCTTCATCTCATGACGTGGTGCGTCCTCCAGTTCTGCTTGAAGCTGTTCGTAGAAAGTGTCCTTGTTGTCTTCCTCAGAGTCGTTTGTTGGTGCGTAACACTGGATGATAGTTGTGTTGATGTGTCTCCCTTTCAATCTTACTTTTAAGAGCCTGCTGTTGATTGGCTTCCACTCCATCAGGCACTTCTCGAGACCTTTCTTGAGGATGATGGCTTCTCCCTCATGGTGCTGATCGTCTTCTCTTCCGGAATATAGCACTGTCTCTCCTGTGTTGATTTTGTGTCTGCCTGAACCTGTCCATCTGCTCTCACTAATTCCAGAGACGTGTAGGTTGTAACGTCCCATCTCAGCTGTGGCTTGAGCAAGCTTTCCTGTCTCGTATACAGTTCTTACATTCCAGAATCCAATTCTGGTCTTGCATTTGGCGCTCAAGACTTCCATCTTCCTGTCAGCGGTTTCCTTTCGGCTTTCACCACTGTCATTCATACGAATATCTTTCGATGACTCTGAAAGCCCGTCTCGCCCAGTAGTGATGATTTTCTTCGTTGCCGTTTCCGTAACGTGGGTGTTTTACGGGACAGGGCTGTTAGCTCTGTGCCCAAACCCCTAACCTGGAGGACCGGTGGATCGCGCTTCGTCGAACCTCTACCCTTCGACCTGTCCGGCTTAGGTGGCCCTACCATGAGACGAAGCTCCCGCCGGCATGGCTCTAAGGGTCTCTGAGGCACTCAAGCCCGCCGACCACAACAAGGTGGCGATCCTTCGGGGGTAATCCTTTTGAttagttttgtttatttcctgTTTTATGTCCTGGGTCCAAAGATCACTTTTTCCCCAGCATTCCTCGTGAGTAACTGCTTAATACAGATTCAACTGTATACAGTGTATAATCTCTTATTACATTGTAAAGACCATCAGACGAAAGGGCACAATTTCTTTGCGATGTGCGTGTTCGTGATCAGAAAGGCGTTCTTTTAACAGTCCATTTGCTGTGTTAGCTCGACGATTTTAGACCACACAGAGGTAGGCTGATTCTTTCCATTTTCCCTTCCCCGGTTttttaagcaagaaaaaaaaaatacgtctAACTTCCATCAGCGAGACTTCATGAAGTTGTAAGTCAAGGTTTTATGTCCTTGCGAAAATCTATTACTTCCTAGGAAGTCTAAgccttaaaataattttagtgttttattaATTGATCGGTTTTTTTGTGCGAAAGAAGATGAAAGCAAACGAACAGcattaaaagttttcaatctCAAATATTGTGCAACAGTTTCAGTATGGTATGGGAAACACCGAGGTTTAATAAGAGCATAGTAATGGAATTGGCATGATTGGTATTTCCGTATTTGGGTTTCGATGCTTGGAATAGTGGTTGCGTTAGGAATGATCGAGTGATTCAATCAAGACCTGAAAACTGTGCTCTTTTTATACCGTAAATAAGAGCTTCCTAAAAGACTTATATTCCGTGTGTTGCGTGCCATTGGACCACTTTGCGCAGGGAGTTCAACATCCTCGCTTAGACAGCGGCAAGAGGGACGTTATTTGTCTGGGCATGCTAGTCTATTCTTTTGTGTCGCAAGATTGCGACATGTATCACGAGatattttacctctttttttggCGCTGACTATCTTTTGCGGTTTGTAAAAATAAAGACTCTTTATACGTTGCTGTCCTAAGACGTCTGAGACATTACTGAAACAATTTTGTTAATGGACCCGAGAATATTTTGCAGGTGATTTGATGATAATAGCATCACCTTTTGTATTAACTTTGATGAAGGAGGAAAATTCATGTGCAGCTTACAAACATTAAATGATTCAATCACTTGCCGTTGGTTTTTGCTGACTAAGCGCATATATTGCTTATGACATCCTTTTCACTGCATCCGGCGCTTCGCGACTTTAGTGTTTGAGTAGTTGAAAGTTTGAGAAAATCTTTCCATATAGGGTAAAGGACTTATGCGATTTTTTTCGCAACTCGCGACCTAAATTTATCGCAATTCCCTGTTGGCGATCTGGGTGCCCACATAGTGACAGATAGGACAACCCCTTAGCTTTTTATTCTTGCTAACGTCTCGATCGACCGAATCGAAcattagaagaaaaaaacaaaaactccaCAAACATATCAAAATCGTTTTTTGGAAGTCGGAAAAACCTTTCATGATACATCCCTTTTTAGCGAGTTGTATTGTTTGCCACGTGGCGATCCCAATAATCTGTGCGCAAAAGCAAGGATCCGATTATTGGTAAATCATCCATTGTTGAGAAGGAATCAAGAAACAAGCAACAAGAATCTTCTGACAAAGTGCTTGGATTGCGCAAGTGAGGGATATGGACGATGAAGTACATTTACTGCTGAAACACTGAATGTGCAAAACATTCTTATTCTTGCGGTTTCAACTTTATTGATTTTGAGGCTTAAAGAACTTGaagattattttgcaatttccttTTCGAACGCGTTCGAATTCCGTCCAAAGgtagaataaaaaaagagaatagaGTGACTGTACAAGAAACGGAAACTCAAAGTTTCATTGGATCAGCTGAAAATGAGAAGAGACATTTAACCAGAGTGGTCACGCGAATCAATCACTTTCACTGTTGCGTTCGCTGTTTTATAGTATATTCCTGATATTCAAGATTAATTTCAACCTTTCCCCGAGAAACTGTGACTGAATTAATTCAGAATTTTCATGTCGCCACTAGGCTGGTTGTTATTCAGAATCATGACTCGAACTTTTCTGTTTATGGCGGGCCTGTAAGCCAGCTGGTGTAATTTCGTGACTTTGCTGCATGAGCCGGAAATATGacttatttgtattttgttttccttttttcaatcgAAATGCTCACTGTCTTGGTGTGATGTTCTGTTCCTGGCCTTGTCTAAATTTACTGGCTTTCCTCACAAGTCTCACATTTTATCCAGTTCGAATTGTGTTCGCCGCAATTTTAGTAGTGTAGGTAAATTTTAAAGATGTTCTCCACGGTCACGGTATGCAAGATATTTTTTACAAGGGTCACAAATGCCCTccaattttcaattatttatctTTCCTTCTCAGAATGGTTTAGGccttaaaaactttttaaaacaaatcttgttcTTATCTAATTGCTGTATGCACAAACagatggaaaaaataaaaggagCCTGAATGCCTCTAACCGACTCACGTCAATTGCGCAATGTACGGTTTCAACTTCCGGAACCACTGAAGGTAAAAAATGTCACAGTGATGACTGACACCATTTGTCAGTTTTTGACGATTTGTAACGCAAGTGCGCAACAACCAAAATCAGAAAACTTTATTTGTTTGCGACTGACCTTAAAAAAATCTTACCGATAACCCGCGTGTCGCGTGTCATTACCGCATTTGGGAAACCCAAAATCTACAGCTGTAAACGGAATATAAAATTGCTTTATACCTTAGCTGACATAGAGGCTTAGATGTGAAACGATTTTAAGACGATACCGAAATCTCACTTTCTTCTGGTCCATTCGTGTTGAATGACTTTACCCAGATAGACTTAAAACATTTAGGTTCAACTGCTTCATACATTTGCCTCTAAACACATACAACCTGTATGGTTGGAAGCGCTGTATAGTGGTTCCCTTGCGGTTATGATCATTTAAGGAATGTCGAATCAGCTTTGATCCCAGCTTATTGCCTTCACGTTGTCGTGAAGCGTGTTAGATCTTAGAAGGCCATAATCATTATAGATTCTGAGCTTTTTGTTACCTTTTCTGAATACAAAAGGAATCGCAAACTGTGTGCTCTCTATCCGACTCTGCTCAAACGATGAAATGCCTCTGGGAGCTTCCTCTCTTTCTAAGGAAGGGAGCCGTCGTCCATACATACAAGAGATTTAGCAAGAGAACGGGAGCGTCATTTGAGAACGGAAGAGCGCGCGGAGAGTCTGGACACGACTCTTCTTCGACTTCTAGTGTTCGCGTTTCCGTCCTCCTCATCATTTCGTTGGTTTCCCCGTCGCAATCAAAACGCCTGGGATTTGCATTAGTTGCGCACTTCtaaacgagataatgctgtttggaatgatttcagaacTCGTTTCCAGGATAACCAGGTCCCTGTCTTGTTTTTAATCGATGTatttgggaaaatttactgTTATATTTCAGTTCGTTGGATTCCCGAAAGGAAATCAAAACACTATCGTTAGCAAGCGATCCAAGATTTCAGGACTCAGTTTGCTTTAATTTAAGCAAGGCTTTAAACAATGTAAGGGcctttctttgatacatttctttgaCCCAATATGAAAACTCCAAGAAGGGGATGCTGTTGATTTTCGTTGGGAATTCATTAATCAATAAACTTGCTTTATGTTAAAGTTTATCAAATCAAATGTCCACTAATAAATCGTTGATCGTTGCGAACTTGATCATTGGTTTATATCGCATTTGATTTTCGCCACCGATCGATACGATACGATACGATTTGCAACCGACAAGGACTCAGACGTTTACACACCTTGACCAAAATGGGAAATTAGCACCCACTCTCCATTAGGCGCCATCTCCCCTCCTAATGTCTTTTCTGGTTAAAATGATAAAAGGGGCAGAAGGAAAACCTTTCTGTTTCTCTCATTTGAGGGCTTTTTAGCTCCAGCAATGATCAATGCCTTCCAATTAAGCACCTTTCCTTTTAATGAGGATGCTACCTATTAGCCGAACACCATGTTTTATTCGAGGAAATAGGGGTCTTACCAGCTGATAATACTGATGAATCGATATCATGACATATCCTACTGCATGCGGACATCCTACCAACTATTAAATTGTAATGCCGCGTTGTCGCTCCATGTTTCAGATCTTACTCACGTTTGTTCTTCTGACCAACCCATCTGTTGCCAATAAAGCAGCTGCTTTTGAGCTCACTTGACTCAAAATGACTTTCTTTTTCAGCACGACCCCAAGCCCTGAATTGAACAGCTCTAAAAGTTTTAGCTTTGAGATTTCTGATGTGCTCTTCTAATCGACTTTTCGGCATACCATACATGACCGTGGTGTCTGTCTTCTGGATGTCTGTCTCCGCCTCATCATGTCCAGGTAACAGTATAACCATCTGGGATTCAGTAACGGGGCAAGTTCAGTGCCAGGACTGCTTGGTGTGTCCGGCGGCGCAAGGTCTCTCTGTGGACTGTGGTGATATAATATCGCCACAGACACCCATCGTTTGTAAGCCATGTGAGCTAGGCAGAACTTATTCATCTAAGAGCGAAGCCGGGGCGTGCAAGAGTTGTATGAATTGTGGAGAATATCGAGAGACTATCAGCCCTTGCACCCTGACCTCTGAGGCAGTGTGCGGGACGAACTGTAAGCTTGGAGCTTACCCAGAAGATATGCTTAGCATGTGTAGACCGTGTTCCGCTTGCTGCAACGATACGGACGACATCATTGAGCCAGAGTGTCAAGTGCCGGGGGTGCCTAAAAACAAGCAGTGCAGCGAGCTTAGATCAGAGAAGTGTAGCAAGGTGATAGCTAATGTGAGTGTCAGTACAAGGGTACTTGACGCGGAGGCCAATCTCTCCGCCTCATCATTGGCAACCTTAACAAAAGTGCAAGTGTCCACTCCAGTCACAGAGCACTTTAAAAAGGATTCAGCTTCCGCGGAAGATGTTTCTTCATCACATGGTAAGATGATTGGCGTTGCAATTGGAGTTCCATTAATGATCTTAGTGCTGGTGGCGCTTATCCTTATCGTGAAAAAAAGACGTACAAGGCAAGCATGTAAAAAGCCTGGCAATAATGATGTGGAAAGGCTTGATGTACAGGGGACTATAAGGCCAGCCAAGGACAAAAAGTCTAATCAACTGCCACTTCCAGTGCAAGAAAGTGAGTATCTCACAGTAGCGAAGCCGGAAACACAACTTCCGGCTGAAACAAAAGTATAatcattccttttttcaagGGATCAGTTAGAATTTTTCGCCTGGGGTGGGGCGAAGGATCTTGGAGGATCACGTGATTTTcagggagaaggggggggggggtcagtcgtcgccaacagagtacaaagggcggactacagaaaattgactgccgaTGAACTGCCAAACTCCTCCACCCCCATGGCCGATAAGTAAAGACCAGTCCCTAATGAATCATTGTCGTCACCTTCAGCGGTAATTTTCGATGAAAAAGGGAATTTActgtttccttttcattgtttAGTTACAAGAGTGGTTATTATGCTATATGGTGATAGCACGTTTAGGGTTATCGCAAAATTAATATAATCATCTCGAAGAGCTACTTTTACATCTTCTAATTAGATTTAATACAGACAAGCGGATCCGTAATCGGCTTTGAGgaaatttctgaaaattttagaaTAGACTTATTATCTATGATTATAGTTCTATAAATTAATTTAGTCACCTTCGGCGGGATCCTATTGTTTCCTGTTCATCGTTTAGTTTTAAGAGTGGTTATTATATATGATCTGATGAAAGCACTTTAAGAATTAACGCATAACTCAGGTTGTTTTTCCGAAGGGTTTGGCTTTGAGTAAATTTCATCATACAAGGAAATACTTCTTAGAATAGTTAATTGCTAATTTTTGGCAGACTTccttttaagtgtttttcttGGGGGAAACCCTTTCATGATACCTTTTAGAAACATCAGCTTAACATATTGATTTCTTCTGGTTTTTATCATCTTGGAACATGTGTTCAGCTGTCATTTAGTTTTATTGCTTTAATGTAATTGTTTAGAATTAAGGTTGAGCTATCAAATAGATATGAAAAAGAGTTATATCTCATTCCAAAATGCTTCCGTTCAATAAAAGTAAGTTGCCTATATGGACTGTCACCAACATCTTTCCAATTTATTCTCTTGCTATCGTCATGTCGGTGAGCGGGCCTGAATACTTACTTAGATGGTGGTGTAGTCGAGGAACTGTGCAGATGGCTTTGACTTCTCAAAAATCAGGTTATAATCGGTTCTTGGCATCCAACACAATctaataaccctttaacacccaagatttgattgttaattctcccctctggctcctacacatttccttgtaaattatttaagagAATCTGgagttagatcaaaataacaacttctagtTAACATGTTAGAGTATTCTCGTAACCTtattgctgaataat from Pocillopora verrucosa isolate sample1 chromosome 14, ASM3666991v2, whole genome shotgun sequence carries:
- the LOC131769395 gene encoding tumor necrosis factor receptor superfamily member 10B-like, whose amino-acid sequence is MCSSNRLFGIPYMTVVSVFWMSVSASSCPGNSITIWDSVTGQVQCQDCLVCPAAQGLSVDCGDIISPQTPIVCKPCELGRTYSSKSEAGACKSCMNCGEYRETISPCTLTSEAVCGTNCKLGAYPEDMLSMCRPCSACCNDTDDIIEPECQVPGVPKNKQCSELRSEKCSKVIANVSVSTRVLDAEANLSASSLATLTKVQVSTPVTEHFKKDSASAEDVSSSHGKMIGVAIGVPLMILVLVALILIVKKRRTRQACKKPGNNDVERLDVQGTIRPAKDKKSNQLPLPVQESEYLTVAKPETQLPAETKV